A DNA window from Leptolyngbya sp. KIOST-1 contains the following coding sequences:
- a CDS encoding glycoside hydrolase family 15 protein has translation MGESKFPAIRDLAMIGDRRTAALVTHTGAVVWYCPVRFDYPSLLAALLDPDRGGDWSVRLPNATAAGRRYLEDSGILETTLATPAGELVITDWMPMGADTPQGLCRQFSAAPTDMTVTLVPAPDYARRSPQLQPQGQGLHIDGQHYVYTSHPLTVSGAEIRCTIPQGETGWCLLLNAPLSNLTDLHLKGWLQITLEHWRDIAAHATYHGPYERQVAESIRALRLLTFEDNGGIVAAPTTSLPEVMGGQRNYDYRYVWLRDAGMIVSALTRAGSDGTDERRFLDFICGYDRDSDHQPLMPFSTLDGESPCAETPLDLVGYRHSAPAIVGNVAKDQLQLDAYGNVLLAAKLIYNRFDTREHWSLVAEIADFLCDHWHEPDHGIWEEQEKHQYTSSKVVAACGLKYIANIAENTAQARRWRAAEQGIRAFVAQHCLTAEGAYAVAAGEEDVDVTAALFPVWGYTGADTPAMVATMGALERDYATGHLYRRHLKTFDSQREGAFLAGTLWVAQYWIMRRDLQRARAIMDAALTFANDLGLFAEEADPTTGAMLGNFPQTFVHAAFIGAAIDLKAALEDLGSIA, from the coding sequence ATGGGGGAATCTAAGTTTCCTGCAATTCGAGACTTGGCCATGATTGGCGATCGCCGCACCGCAGCCCTGGTCACCCACACCGGGGCGGTGGTCTGGTACTGCCCTGTCCGCTTCGACTATCCGTCGCTGCTGGCCGCTCTGCTCGACCCCGACCGGGGCGGTGACTGGAGCGTCCGGCTGCCCAACGCGACGGCGGCTGGACGGCGCTACCTGGAGGACAGCGGCATTCTAGAAACCACCCTCGCCACCCCCGCAGGAGAGCTGGTCATCACCGACTGGATGCCGATGGGTGCGGACACCCCCCAGGGCCTTTGCCGCCAATTTTCCGCTGCCCCCACCGATATGACCGTTACCCTGGTCCCGGCCCCGGACTACGCCCGGCGATCGCCCCAGCTTCAGCCCCAGGGCCAGGGCCTTCACATCGACGGGCAGCACTATGTCTATACCTCCCATCCCCTCACCGTCAGCGGAGCCGAAATCCGCTGCACCATTCCCCAGGGGGAAACTGGCTGGTGCCTATTGCTCAATGCTCCCCTGAGCAATCTCACTGACCTTCATCTCAAGGGCTGGCTTCAGATCACTCTGGAGCACTGGCGCGACATCGCCGCCCACGCCACCTACCACGGCCCCTACGAACGGCAGGTGGCCGAGTCGATTCGAGCCCTGCGCCTGCTCACCTTTGAGGACAACGGCGGCATTGTTGCCGCCCCCACCACCTCGCTGCCCGAGGTGATGGGCGGTCAGCGCAACTACGACTACCGCTACGTCTGGCTGCGCGATGCGGGCATGATTGTCAGCGCCCTCACCCGAGCGGGCAGCGACGGCACCGACGAGCGCCGCTTCCTCGACTTCATTTGCGGCTACGATCGCGATTCTGACCACCAGCCGCTGATGCCGTTTTCGACTCTGGATGGCGAATCGCCCTGTGCTGAAACGCCCCTCGACCTGGTGGGGTATCGCCACAGCGCCCCGGCAATCGTTGGTAATGTGGCCAAAGACCAGCTCCAGCTCGACGCCTACGGCAACGTGCTGCTGGCCGCTAAACTGATCTACAACCGCTTTGACACCCGCGAGCACTGGTCGCTGGTGGCCGAAATTGCCGACTTTTTGTGTGACCATTGGCACGAACCCGACCACGGCATCTGGGAAGAGCAGGAAAAACACCAGTACACCTCCAGCAAAGTGGTGGCGGCCTGCGGCCTGAAATACATTGCCAATATTGCTGAAAACACCGCCCAAGCCCGCCGCTGGCGCGCTGCTGAACAGGGTATCCGAGCGTTTGTAGCCCAGCACTGCCTCACCGCAGAGGGGGCCTACGCCGTCGCGGCTGGGGAAGAAGACGTTGACGTCACCGCTGCCCTGTTTCCGGTGTGGGGCTACACCGGGGCCGACACCCCTGCCATGGTGGCGACCATGGGGGCGCTAGAGCGCGACTACGCCACCGGACACCTCTACCGCCGTCACCTCAAAACCTTTGATTCGCAGCGGGAAGGGGCCTTTTTGGCCGGCACCCTGTGGGTGGCGCAGTACTGGATCATGCGGCGGGATCTACAGCGAGCCAGGGCGATTATGGATGCTGCGCTGACCTTTGCCAACGATCTGGGGCTGTTTGCCGAAGAAGCCGATCCAACAACCGGAGCTATGCTGGGCAACTTTCCCCAAACCTTTGTCCATGCCGCCTTTATTGGGGCCGCGATCGATCTCAAAGCCGCCCTGGAAGACCTGGGCTCTATTGCCTAA
- a CDS encoding PAS domain-containing protein: protein MRKIFEYSNDAIFGIDPLGDRILEANPKANQLPSFTTTATRAGQAGAAFLHH, encoded by the coding sequence TTGCGCAAAATTTTTGAGTATTCTAACGACGCCATCTTTGGAATTGACCCGCTGGGCGATCGCATTCTCGAAGCCAACCCCAAGGCCAATCAACTACCGTCATTCACAACGACGGCGACCCGTGCTGGCCAGGCTGGGGCAGCCTTTCTTCACCACTAA
- a CDS encoding ATP-binding protein yields MLARLGQPFFTTKPGGNGLGVAIGKRIVVAHGGEFALEPTAEASTTARVVLPLRGSEQRGAE; encoded by the coding sequence GTGCTGGCCAGGCTGGGGCAGCCTTTCTTCACCACTAAGCCGGGGGGCAATGGTCTGGGGGTGGCGATCGGCAAGCGGATTGTGGTCGCCCATGGGGGAGAGTTTGCCCTTGAGCCCACCGCTGAGGCCAGTACCACCGCGCGGGTTGTATTGCCTTTGCGGGGCAGCGAGCAACGGGGGGCTGAATAA
- a CDS encoding YceD family protein, which yields MERVYIPHLLQRPEKTLTVELDTHLGDLETLTPVRGELTIVHQGTYLEVKARADTIVTLTCDRCLQAYNHRVAIAPKELIWLEADPDPATLPLEREVSVDDLVETLPPNGHFVPETWIYEQICLALPQPQICDEDCEGIDLSATAAANPVDRRWAALAQLQQQLQPPEA from the coding sequence ATGGAGCGAGTATATATCCCTCACCTGTTGCAGCGGCCTGAGAAAACCCTCACCGTTGAGCTAGACACCCACCTGGGCGATCTGGAAACCCTGACCCCGGTGCGGGGTGAGCTGACGATTGTCCACCAGGGCACCTACCTGGAGGTAAAGGCCAGGGCCGATACGATTGTCACCCTGACCTGCGATCGCTGTCTGCAGGCCTACAACCACCGGGTGGCGATCGCCCCCAAGGAGCTGATCTGGCTGGAAGCCGACCCCGACCCCGCCACCCTACCCCTGGAGCGGGAGGTGAGCGTAGACGATCTGGTGGAAACCCTTCCCCCTAACGGGCACTTTGTCCCCGAAACTTGGATTTACGAACAAATTTGCCTGGCCCTGCCCCAGCCGCAGATCTGCGACGAAGACTGCGAAGGCATTGACCTCAGCGCCACGGCGGCGGCCAACCCGGTTGACCGCCGCTGGGCGGCTTTGGCCCAGCTCCAGCAGCAGCTTCAGCCACCGGAGGCCTAG
- a CDS encoding protein jag: MVTDAATAGVNWLTSLLTMQGLTSTVSAHLVEDESGESCWLTIAAEPLSPEQVQALIGEGGSVLDSIQYLANTTLNLGKGQDEQQAYTIELAGYRAKRLEELKTMAAEAAERVLASGEEYEMQGLSSAERRQMHHFLAAHEGLATFSRGREPDRRLVVCLAGEAAE; the protein is encoded by the coding sequence ATGGTTACCGATGCCGCCACCGCCGGAGTGAACTGGTTGACCAGTCTGCTAACCATGCAAGGGCTGACCTCCACGGTCAGCGCCCACCTGGTCGAAGACGAGTCGGGAGAAAGCTGTTGGCTCACCATTGCGGCAGAACCCCTGTCGCCAGAGCAGGTGCAGGCGCTGATTGGCGAGGGCGGCTCGGTTCTCGACTCGATTCAATACCTGGCCAATACTACCTTGAACCTGGGCAAAGGCCAGGACGAGCAGCAAGCCTACACTATTGAACTGGCCGGCTATCGAGCTAAGCGCCTGGAGGAACTCAAGACGATGGCGGCCGAGGCCGCCGAGCGGGTGCTGGCCAGCGGTGAAGAGTACGAAATGCAGGGACTCTCCTCCGCTGAGCGGCGGCAGATGCACCACTTCCTGGCGGCCCACGAGGGGTTAGCCACCTTTAGCCGGGGACGCGAGCCCGATCGCCGTCTGGTCGTTTGTCTGGCGGGTGAGGCGGCCGAGTAG
- the yidC gene encoding membrane protein insertase YidC, whose translation MDFGIGFLTNNIMLPILDFFYGIVPSYGLAIVALTLVIRFALYPLNAGSIRNMRRMKVAQPLMQKRVKEIQERYKDNPTKLQEEMSGVYKEFGNPLAGCFPVLLQMPILFALFATLRGSPFADINYDVNVQVFPQEKIEQIQPQVFSTPPKAIYVSDGSHFPISAVVPGGNKLVVGEKTDVRLQTADGETIQSLVTQYNDDIDSFQPRWEVTKGSDVITVDEAGHITALAPGEATVRVQAPGLAANKGFLFIKALGRIGVTGEDGAIHWDILIMILGFGASLYLNQVLSGQGSTSSDNPQQAAVNKFTPIIFSGMFLFFPLPAGVLMYMLIANIFQTIQTFILSREPLPENLQKIVDAETKAEDDRKTLPFEPGRTKKKKA comes from the coding sequence ATGGATTTTGGAATTGGATTTCTGACCAACAACATCATGCTGCCGATCCTAGATTTTTTCTACGGAATCGTGCCCAGCTATGGGTTGGCCATTGTGGCCCTCACCCTGGTGATTCGCTTTGCGCTGTACCCGCTCAACGCCGGGTCTATTCGCAACATGCGGCGGATGAAGGTGGCCCAACCCCTGATGCAAAAGCGGGTTAAAGAGATTCAGGAACGCTACAAAGACAACCCCACCAAACTCCAGGAGGAGATGAGCGGAGTCTACAAAGAGTTTGGCAATCCGCTGGCCGGCTGCTTCCCGGTGCTGCTGCAAATGCCGATTCTCTTTGCCCTGTTTGCCACTCTGCGGGGGTCGCCCTTCGCCGACATCAACTACGACGTCAACGTCCAGGTTTTCCCTCAGGAAAAAATTGAACAGATTCAGCCCCAGGTGTTTAGCACCCCGCCCAAGGCGATCTACGTGTCCGACGGGTCGCACTTCCCCATTTCGGCGGTGGTGCCCGGCGGCAACAAACTGGTGGTTGGTGAAAAAACCGACGTGCGCCTCCAGACCGCTGATGGGGAAACCATTCAATCCCTGGTCACCCAGTACAACGACGACATTGACAGCTTCCAGCCCCGATGGGAAGTCACCAAGGGCAGCGATGTAATTACCGTCGATGAGGCGGGCCACATTACGGCCCTTGCTCCTGGCGAAGCTACGGTGCGGGTGCAGGCCCCCGGTCTGGCCGCCAACAAAGGGTTCCTGTTTATTAAAGCCCTGGGCCGGATTGGGGTGACCGGCGAAGACGGCGCCATCCACTGGGACATCTTGATCATGATCCTGGGCTTTGGGGCTAGCCTCTACCTCAACCAGGTGCTCTCCGGACAGGGGTCCACCTCCAGCGACAACCCCCAGCAGGCGGCGGTGAACAAGTTCACCCCGATCATTTTCTCCGGCATGTTCCTGTTCTTCCCGCTGCCAGCCGGGGTGCTGATGTACATGCTGATTGCCAACATCTTCCAGACCATTCAAACCTTCATTCTGTCGCGGGAGCCACTGCCGGAAAACCTGCAAAAGATCGTCGATGCCGAAACCAAGGCCGAGGACGACCGCAAGACCCTGCCCTTTGAACCAGGGCGCACCAAGAAAAAGAAGGCCTAG
- a CDS encoding PH domain-containing protein, whose translation MGIREDVYYEGGPHIGDLIVNLLLGFTIICLPLTVGAITRALWLRYRITNRRISVTGGWMGRDRTDLIYNEISKIVTVPRGIGLWGDMVVTLKDGSRLELRSMPRFREIYDYINERISPSAKAVSGAAGEV comes from the coding sequence ATGGGCATTCGTGAGGATGTGTACTACGAGGGCGGCCCCCACATTGGCGATTTAATTGTCAACCTGCTGCTGGGGTTCACCATCATTTGTCTTCCCCTCACGGTTGGGGCCATTACCCGTGCCCTGTGGCTGCGCTACCGCATCACCAACCGCCGCATTTCTGTCACTGGCGGCTGGATGGGGCGCGATCGCACCGACCTCATCTACAACGAAATTAGTAAAATCGTTACGGTGCCGCGGGGCATTGGCCTCTGGGGCGATATGGTGGTCACCCTCAAGGACGGCAGCCGTCTGGAACTGCGCTCTATGCCTCGTTTCCGCGAGATCTACGACTATATAAATGAGCGCATCTCACCCTCGGCCAAGGCCGTCAGCGGTGCCGCCGGTGAAGTTTAA
- the rnpA gene encoding ribonuclease P protein component — MLSKPNRLRRSRDFSQVYRQGRKAVSAHLIVRVWAFSRRPEDHPGKAAGPCIGIVVSQKVHKRAVVRNRLKRRVRAAVRLLLPQLDPNLWIVINLRPEAVQCEYVEFLRELEQLFTKLEVIHGHS; from the coding sequence GTGCTGTCCAAACCGAATCGACTGCGGCGATCGCGGGATTTTTCCCAGGTCTACCGCCAGGGTAGAAAAGCGGTGTCTGCCCACCTGATTGTGCGGGTCTGGGCCTTCTCCCGCCGCCCAGAGGACCATCCCGGTAAGGCCGCTGGCCCCTGCATCGGCATTGTGGTCAGTCAAAAAGTGCACAAACGCGCCGTGGTGCGCAACCGCCTCAAGCGCCGAGTACGCGCCGCCGTCAGGCTCCTGCTGCCCCAGCTGGACCCCAACCTTTGGATTGTGATCAACCTCAGGCCCGAGGCGGTACAGTGCGAATATGTCGAATTTTTGCGAGAATTAGAGCAGTTGTTCACCAAGCTAGAGGTTATCCATGGGCATTCGTGA
- the rpmH gene encoding 50S ribosomal protein L34: MSKRTLEGTNRKQKRTSGFRARMRSHTGQNVIKARRRKGRAKLAV; the protein is encoded by the coding sequence ATGAGTAAGCGCACCCTAGAGGGCACCAACCGCAAGCAGAAGCGAACTTCCGGGTTCCGCGCTCGTATGCGCTCCCACACCGGTCAAAATGTAATCAAGGCTCGTCGCCGTAAGGGACGGGCTAAACTTGCTGTCTAA
- a CDS encoding DUF2808 domain-containing protein: MTSLKQSLKYLALGLAAVAAAVGISTAMPQPTQAQSGLTIFGGVDAEYRLPYFIDFNTPHSTNTRFYLNIQRTKLPREVISLEIDYPEAFNEIGGRIDPNAIELRTGDWRGRDVIPLKVVDLIEDENRIELIPEEPIPANTGLVVVMSNVRNPRRFGYHYFNLRVMFQGDVINQYMGTWPMEIASETNRRF; encoded by the coding sequence ATGACATCCCTCAAACAATCCCTCAAATACTTAGCCCTGGGGCTAGCCGCTGTGGCCGCTGCCGTTGGTATCAGCACGGCGATGCCTCAGCCGACCCAGGCCCAGAGCGGGCTGACCATCTTTGGCGGAGTCGATGCCGAATATCGGCTGCCCTACTTCATCGACTTCAACACCCCCCACAGCACCAACACCCGCTTCTACCTCAACATTCAGCGCACCAAGCTCCCCCGTGAAGTCATCTCTCTCGAAATTGACTATCCCGAAGCATTTAACGAAATTGGCGGTCGCATTGACCCCAATGCCATTGAGCTGCGAACCGGCGACTGGCGGGGTCGGGATGTCATTCCCCTTAAGGTCGTAGACCTGATCGAAGATGAAAACCGGATCGAACTCATTCCTGAAGAGCCCATTCCAGCCAACACTGGCCTGGTGGTGGTGATGTCTAACGTGCGGAACCCCCGCCGCTTTGGCTATCACTACTTCAACCTGCGGGTGATGTTCCAGGGCGATGTAATCAACCAATACATGGGCACCTGGCCGATGGAAATTGCATCTGAAACCAATCGGCGTTTTTAA
- a CDS encoding ABC transporter substrate-binding protein gives MKLPLLPIILLSLTACSGQDSPSAPGATETTETRIVALTSLTADLVQTLDADALVGIPGNALLRDDDRFADLPTVSEGRTESDLEQIVALEPTLVIGAAGFHDRTLQRLADLGTPTLTTEVNSWADLRELTASLADTLETDPQPLLARYDACLAQAPDASPTTLVLVSRQPLLTPNQTSWAGDFLTQFNIENVAADLQGDSPFAGYITLPEEKVLAANPDVLLVVDAGENLLHQLKGEPFWDQIKATQQNQVHSFDYFGLVNPGSIASIERTCNQLATLF, from the coding sequence ATGAAACTCCCCCTCCTCCCTATCATCCTCCTCTCCCTCACCGCCTGTAGCGGCCAGGACTCTCCCTCAGCACCCGGTGCAACCGAGACCACCGAAACCCGCATCGTCGCCCTCACCTCTCTCACTGCTGACCTGGTGCAAACCCTGGATGCCGATGCCCTGGTAGGTATTCCTGGCAACGCCCTACTGCGGGACGACGATCGCTTTGCCGATCTACCCACCGTCAGCGAAGGCCGCACCGAGTCCGACCTGGAGCAGATCGTCGCCCTAGAACCCACCCTGGTAATCGGTGCGGCGGGGTTCCACGATCGCACCCTCCAGCGCCTGGCCGACCTCGGCACCCCCACCCTCACCACCGAAGTGAACAGCTGGGCCGACCTGCGGGAACTGACCGCATCCCTGGCCGACACCCTGGAGACCGACCCCCAACCCCTGCTGGCCCGCTACGACGCCTGCCTGGCCCAGGCCCCCGACGCCAGCCCCACCACCCTGGTGCTGGTCAGCCGCCAGCCCCTGCTCACCCCCAACCAAACCAGCTGGGCCGGAGACTTCCTCACCCAGTTCAATATTGAGAATGTCGCCGCCGACCTCCAGGGCGACAGCCCCTTCGCGGGCTACATCACCCTGCCCGAGGAAAAGGTGCTGGCTGCCAACCCCGACGTCCTGCTGGTGGTCGACGCCGGCGAAAATCTGCTACATCAACTCAAAGGCGAACCCTTCTGGGACCAGATCAAAGCCACCCAGCAAAATCAGGTCCACAGCTTCGACTACTTTGGCCTGGTCAACCCCGGCAGCATCGCCAGCATCGAGCGCACCTGCAACCAACTAGCAACCCTCTTCTAG
- a CDS encoding transposase, which translates to MNAWLGQSVPWAHRGHLTTCLWMVVALLQRGEVNLTRWLPYVPCRGVQAQSKQRRLSRWLHNSRLNVHRLYKPLIQGALAHWDEDCLYLSLDTSLFWDEYCLIRLAVVHRGRALPVVWRVLRHRSASVAFDEYQEMLQQAAHRLPSGVKVVVLADRGFIHTEAMSAMTTELGWHYRVRIKRNTWIWRAGHGWSQLKDVHLQRGEALCWHTVKLHKGEWYGPVHLAFGYNSVNGEFWAIVSDEPTNLHTFEEYGLRFDIEEAFLDDQSNGWNLQKSEIRDLCALSRLWFLLAVATLYVTAQGLEVVAAGKRRWVDPHWFRGNSYFRIGWDWLKAALENGWPLIRHVCFTHNRDPEPAMASRKQHEQRTYRIEFKIHTYCYAAD; encoded by the coding sequence TTGAACGCCTGGCTAGGTCAATCGGTGCCCTGGGCGCATCGGGGCCATCTGACGACCTGCCTATGGATGGTGGTGGCCTTGCTCCAGCGTGGAGAGGTCAACCTGACGCGCTGGCTGCCCTACGTGCCGTGTCGAGGGGTGCAGGCGCAAAGTAAACAACGACGACTCAGCCGCTGGCTGCACAATAGCCGTCTGAACGTCCATCGTCTGTACAAGCCCTTGATTCAGGGGGCCTTAGCCCACTGGGATGAGGACTGTTTGTACCTGAGTTTGGACACCTCGCTGTTTTGGGATGAGTATTGCTTGATCCGCCTGGCGGTGGTGCATCGAGGTCGGGCGTTGCCCGTGGTCTGGCGGGTGCTCCGGCACCGCAGCGCGTCCGTTGCCTTCGATGAGTACCAGGAGATGCTTCAACAGGCCGCCCATCGCTTGCCGTCGGGGGTGAAGGTGGTCGTGTTGGCCGACCGGGGCTTCATTCACACCGAGGCCATGAGCGCGATGACGACTGAACTCGGCTGGCACTACCGTGTCCGCATCAAGCGCAATACCTGGATTTGGCGGGCCGGTCACGGGTGGAGCCAATTGAAGGACGTTCATCTTCAGCGGGGGGAGGCGCTCTGTTGGCATACTGTTAAGCTCCACAAAGGGGAGTGGTATGGCCCGGTGCACCTCGCCTTTGGCTATAACAGCGTCAATGGTGAGTTCTGGGCCATCGTCAGCGATGAACCCACCAACCTGCACACCTTCGAGGAATACGGCTTGCGCTTCGACATTGAGGAAGCGTTTCTCGATGACCAATCCAACGGTTGGAATCTCCAGAAATCAGAGATTCGCGACCTCTGCGCCCTCTCTCGGCTTTGGTTCCTCTTGGCTGTCGCTACCCTCTATGTCACCGCCCAAGGCCTCGAAGTAGTCGCCGCTGGCAAACGTCGCTGGGTTGACCCCCATTGGTTTCGCGGCAATAGCTACTTCCGCATTGGGTGGGATTGGCTGAAAGCCGCATTAGAGAATGGGTGGCCACTCATCCGTCATGTCTGTTTTACCCATAACCGTGATCCTGAACCCGCTATGGCCTCCCGAAAACAGCACGAGCAACGCACCTATCGAATCGAGTTCAAAATACACACGTACTGCTATGCCGCCGATTAG
- a CDS encoding BrnT family toxin — MPETTASRAVQQLSANFCQSTRANVAKHGISFDEAVTVFYDESARVIFDPDNSFDEDRYLILGMSEASRLLLVCHVYRRNDEVIRVISARRATSREERQYWSFMP, encoded by the coding sequence ATCCCTGAAACTACCGCGTCACGAGCTGTTCAACAGCTTTCAGCCAACTTTTGTCAGTCAACCAGGGCCAACGTTGCGAAGCATGGGATTAGCTTTGATGAAGCTGTCACGGTTTTTTACGACGAAAGCGCTCGCGTGATCTTCGACCCTGACAACTCATTCGATGAAGATCGGTACCTAATCTTGGGAATGAGTGAAGCCTCTCGACTGCTGTTGGTATGCCATGTCTATAGACGAAACGATGAGGTGATTCGGGTTATTTCGGCCCGAAGGGCTACCAGCAGAGAAGAACGACAGTACTGGAGTTTTATGCCATGA
- a CDS encoding CopG family antitoxin, producing MRDEYDFSASVENPYTKKLKKQITIRLEEGVVDYFKDLAEDVGIPYQSLINLYLQDCVRAQRKLSLEWTSKEHAVNREP from the coding sequence ATGAGGGATGAGTACGATTTTTCGGCATCAGTTGAAAATCCTTACACGAAAAAGCTGAAGAAACAAATCACAATTCGGCTTGAGGAAGGAGTGGTTGACTACTTCAAAGACCTGGCTGAGGACGTTGGGATTCCCTATCAAAGTCTGATCAATCTGTACCTCCAGGATTGTGTGCGGGCTCAGCGCAAGCTGTCTTTGGAGTGGACGAGTAAGGAACACGCCGTGAACCGTGAACCGTGA